The following are from one region of the Bacteroidia bacterium genome:
- a CDS encoding pyridoxal-phosphate dependent enzyme: protein MDYAKNILETIGNTPMVKLNKVVKDLPCTVLAKVETFNPGNSIKDRMAVQMIEDAEKEGKLKPGGTIIEGTSGNTGMGLAIASIVKGYKLICTMPDKQSKEKMDILRAVGAEVVVTPTNVMPEDPRSYYSVARRLSQEIPNSFYPNQYDNLSNTKAHYLTTGPEIWKQTEGKITHLVVGVGTGGTICGTGKYLKEKNPAIKIWGIDTYGSVFKKYHETGIFDTNEIYSYLTEGIGEDILPANVDFKVIDQFEKVTDKDGMLMTRRLAREEGIFVGNSAGSAVAGLLQLKDQLKPEDVVVVIFHDHGSRYVGKIFNDDWMKERGMLDRSDKTTAYDILKKVNQQQLVSITPETTIADAIAIITGSDVSQLPVIQDSEMVGSVSEHQLFAKLVENPELKSGLVKEIMQPAFPIVNNEAGIEDISQQLKSHAAVLVKDAYGKMKIITRHDIIKALAD, encoded by the coding sequence ATGGATTACGCAAAAAACATATTGGAAACCATTGGTAACACGCCCATGGTTAAACTTAACAAGGTGGTTAAAGACTTGCCTTGCACCGTATTAGCAAAGGTAGAGACCTTTAATCCGGGCAATAGCATTAAAGACCGCATGGCAGTTCAAATGATTGAAGATGCCGAAAAGGAAGGAAAATTAAAGCCCGGAGGAACCATCATTGAAGGTACTTCAGGGAATACAGGAATGGGATTAGCGATTGCCTCCATAGTAAAAGGCTATAAACTGATTTGCACCATGCCGGATAAACAATCCAAGGAAAAGATGGACATCTTGCGTGCGGTTGGTGCAGAAGTAGTGGTAACTCCAACCAATGTAATGCCGGAAGATCCCAGAAGCTATTATTCCGTAGCTCGCCGACTTTCACAAGAAATTCCCAATTCATTCTACCCAAATCAATACGATAATTTAAGCAATACCAAAGCCCATTACCTCACAACAGGTCCGGAAATTTGGAAACAAACCGAAGGAAAGATAACCCATTTGGTGGTAGGTGTTGGAACCGGTGGTACCATTTGTGGAACCGGGAAATACTTGAAGGAGAAAAATCCGGCTATTAAGATTTGGGGAATTGACACCTATGGATCGGTTTTCAAGAAATACCACGAAACCGGAATTTTTGATACCAATGAAATTTACAGTTATTTGACAGAAGGCATTGGAGAAGATATTTTGCCGGCCAATGTGGATTTTAAAGTAATTGACCAATTTGAAAAGGTTACCGACAAAGATGGCATGTTAATGACCCGTCGGTTGGCAAGGGAAGAAGGAATTTTTGTTGGAAATAGCGCAGGTTCGGCCGTTGCCGGATTGCTTCAATTGAAAGATCAACTTAAACCGGAAGATGTAGTAGTGGTTATTTTCCACGACCATGGAAGCCGGTACGTTGGTAAAATTTTCAACGACGATTGGATGAAGGAACGCGGCATGTTGGATAGAAGCGATAAAACTACCGCCTACGATATCCTTAAAAAGGTTAATCAACAGCAATTGGTTTCTATTACTCCTGAAACCACCATTGCCGATGCTATTGCCATCATTACCGGAAGCGATGTTTCTCAGTTGCCTGTTATTCAGGACTCTGAAATGGTAGGTTCAGTAAGTGAACACCAGCTTTTTGCTAAATTGGTTGAAAACCCGGAACTGAAATCAGGATTGGTTAAAGAAATTATGCAACCCGCTTTTCCGATAGTAAACAATGAAGCCGGAATAGAAGACATCAGTCAACAGTTAAAATCGCATGCTGCCGTTTTAGTGAAGGATGCCTACGGAAAAATGAAAATTATTACCCGCCACGATATTATTAAAGCACTAGCAGATTAA